GCTCGTCGAGCTGCAGCTGGAGGAGCCGACCCTCGGTGCCGAGCTCTGCGACCGCGTGCTCGATCTCCTCGGAGATGCGGGCGACGCGTTCGGCGCGCTGCAGGACCTGCACCACGTTGCCGAGCGTGACGACGTTCTCGATCTCCAGGGCGGAGAGGGCCGCCGACACCTCGTCGAGGCGGTTGCGGTACCGCTCGAGGGTGGCAAGGGCCTGGTTCGCGCGGAACATGATGGAGGACAGCTCCTCCAGCACGTGCTTGTGACCGCCGACGTAGACCGAGACGATCTGCATGGACTCCGACACGCTGATGACCGGGATGTTGGTCTGCTTCGCCATGCGATCGGCGGTGCGGTGCCGGGTACCCGTTTCCATCGTGGGGATGCCGGAGTCGGGCACGAGGTGGACGTTGGCCCACAGGATGTTCTCGCAGGCGTTGTCGATGAGGATGGCGCCGTCCATCTTGGCGACCTCCGACAGGTGCTGGGCCGTCAGCTTGGCCTTCAGCTGGAAGCCGCCGGACCGCAGCTCCTCCATCTGCTTGTCGTAGCCAAGGACGATCAGGGCGCCCTTTCCGGCCTTGATGATCCGCTCGATTCCCGCGCGCAGAACCGTTCCTGGTGCGACCTGCTGGAGCATGTCCACCAGGGCATCGTCACGTTCTGCCACAGCTCTCCCTCTCTCGACCGCGGCCATGATACCCACGCCTCGCACGACGTCGGGCAGGGTGATCGCTCAACCCTGCCCGAGACGTGTGCGGACGACCCGCGGTTGCGGGATCGTCAGGCAGTCGTCTTGCGCGCGGCCAGGGCCGTGTAGCCGAGGATGCCTGCGGTGATGGACGCCGCGAGGATGCCGACCTTGGCCTCGTCGACGAGCACCGGGTCGCTGAACGCCAGTCCGGAGATGAAGATCGACACGGTGAACCCGACGCCGGCCAGCAGGCCGACACCGGCCATCTCCAGCCAGCCCACGCCACGCGGCAGCTTCGCCACGCCCGAACGGATGACGAGGAAGGACGCCGCCATGACACCCAGCGGCTTGCCGAGCACCAGGCCGACGATGACGCCCAGCGGCACGGGGTCGGTCAGGAGGGCGCCGAAGGAGTCACCCGACAGCTCCACACCGGCGTTGGCCAGCGCGAACAACGGAAGGATCACGAAGGCCGACCACGGGTGCAGGCGGTGCTCCCAGATGCGCAGGGGGGACACCGCGTCGCGGGAGACGACCGCGATGTTCTCCAGCTCGTTCTGCTCGGTCTCGTCGGCGACGCCGTCCTCCGGCCGCGAACGCAGGCGGGTGAGCCGGTCGTGGATCAGGCCCAGGACCGCCGAGGGCGGGTGCAGGGGGAAGGCGGGGGTCAGCAGCCCGAGGATCACACCGGCGATGGTGGCGTGGACGCCGGACTCGAAGACGGCGAGCCACAGGAACGCGGCTAGCAGGACGTAGGGGACGATCGCGTAGACCTTCAGGCGCTGGAGGACCACGATCGCCACGACGGCGAGGGCTGCGGCCCCGAGCCAACCGAAGTTCAGGCTGGAGGTGTAGAAGACGGCGATGACCAGGATCGCGCCGATGTCGTCGACGATCGCAAGGGTCAGCAGGAAGACGCGCAGGCTGGCAGGCGCTCGCTTGCCGACCAGCGCCAGGATCCCGACGGCGAAGGCGATGTCGGTGGCCATGGGGATGCCCCAGCCGTTCGCCCCCTCGCCACCGAGGTTGATGCCGACGTAGAGCAGCGCGGGGATGATCATCCCACCGAACGCCGCGGCGATGGGCAGCGCGGCGCGGCGAGGGTCCTTCAGGTCACCGTGGACCAGCTCGCGCTTGATCTCCAGGCCTGCGACGAAGAAGAACACCGCCATCAGCAGGTCGTTGATCCAGTGCTCCACGGACTCGTCGAG
The nucleotide sequence above comes from Euzebya pacifica. Encoded proteins:
- the disA gene encoding DNA integrity scanning diadenylate cyclase DisA yields the protein MAAVERGRAVAERDDALVDMLQQVAPGTVLRAGIERIIKAGKGALIVLGYDKQMEELRSGGFQLKAKLTAQHLSEVAKMDGAILIDNACENILWANVHLVPDSGIPTMETGTRHRTADRMAKQTNIPVISVSESMQIVSVYVGGHKHVLEELSSIMFRANQALATLERYRNRLDEVSAALSALEIENVVTLGNVVQVLQRAERVARISEEIEHAVAELGTEGRLLQLQLDELLLGVESERELVVADYLADRRRKVSKVMESLAALDDAELLEHGKVARALGYSPAEQGDERPVTARGYRLLSRIPRLPDQIVEKLVDKFSSVDHLLDATLEDLGTVDGIGETRARAIKEGLARLAESSILERYA
- the nhaA gene encoding Na+/H+ antiporter NhaA codes for the protein MSDTITRGEDVTSDLDKKTEPASSLSRSYADSDRISARRIVQPLQQFLHTEASGGIVLVLAAAVALIWANGPFAESYHAFVDHHITIDLGFLVLDESVEHWINDLLMAVFFFVAGLEIKRELVHGDLKDPRRAALPIAAAFGGMIIPALLYVGINLGGEGANGWGIPMATDIAFAVGILALVGKRAPASLRVFLLTLAIVDDIGAILVIAVFYTSSLNFGWLGAAALAVVAIVVLQRLKVYAIVPYVLLAAFLWLAVFESGVHATIAGVILGLLTPAFPLHPPSAVLGLIHDRLTRLRSRPEDGVADETEQNELENIAVVSRDAVSPLRIWEHRLHPWSAFVILPLFALANAGVELSGDSFGALLTDPVPLGVIVGLVLGKPLGVMAASFLVIRSGVAKLPRGVGWLEMAGVGLLAGVGFTVSIFISGLAFSDPVLVDEAKVGILAASITAGILGYTALAARKTTA